A portion of the Granulosicoccus antarcticus IMCC3135 genome contains these proteins:
- a CDS encoding ABC transporter substrate-binding protein encodes MQYKKHVLGQLILVASLSATASMSQAQELRFMCSTDGNECEVIEDLVTRFEAENAGVDVIVDIVPYKSIQENLPVQLAAGTGPDLAKVTDLGGLSPYYLDIKPFVDADYWEKSFGDILNWYRKGPDDEGLYGLHSQLTITGGYINRTLFDQAEVEPPAADATWEQWAEAAAEVAEATETPHLMAMDRSGHRIAGPAISEGAKLFAEDGSPILVDEGFTNFVTKFVEWNNDGTMLRDVWAGTGGDTYQDASQEFINGSLVYYYSGSWQVGKFDSEIGDAFDWQVVGTPCGAVACTGMPGGAGIVGFKSTKQPEMVAKLLDFLAREDIYAELTARTLNIPAHAAVAAKGVDYEGASAPAAAALNAWGKQVSTVSPVAYAYQGYKNNRAMFGITMTRVSQAIVGELTIEEAMERAKVDLEQALTEVDAK; translated from the coding sequence GCGAAGTGATTGAAGATCTGGTTACCCGTTTTGAAGCGGAAAATGCCGGTGTTGATGTCATTGTCGATATCGTTCCGTACAAGTCCATCCAGGAAAACCTGCCGGTACAGTTGGCCGCAGGCACTGGTCCGGATCTGGCCAAAGTGACCGATCTTGGAGGATTGTCCCCGTACTATCTGGATATCAAACCCTTCGTCGATGCCGACTACTGGGAAAAGTCCTTTGGCGATATTCTTAACTGGTACCGCAAGGGACCAGATGATGAGGGTCTCTATGGATTGCATTCGCAGCTGACCATCACGGGTGGCTACATCAACCGCACCTTGTTTGATCAGGCGGAAGTCGAGCCACCTGCGGCAGATGCAACCTGGGAGCAGTGGGCAGAGGCTGCAGCCGAAGTGGCTGAAGCAACAGAAACCCCCCATCTGATGGCCATGGATCGCTCAGGTCACCGTATCGCAGGGCCGGCCATTTCTGAAGGTGCAAAACTGTTTGCTGAGGACGGTTCGCCCATTCTGGTAGACGAAGGCTTCACTAATTTTGTTACCAAGTTTGTGGAATGGAATAATGATGGCACCATGCTGCGCGACGTCTGGGCAGGTACGGGTGGAGACACTTACCAGGATGCATCTCAGGAATTCATCAACGGTTCATTGGTCTATTACTACTCAGGTAGCTGGCAGGTAGGCAAGTTTGATAGCGAAATCGGTGATGCATTCGATTGGCAAGTGGTGGGTACACCGTGTGGTGCGGTTGCCTGTACCGGAATGCCCGGTGGTGCCGGAATCGTCGGATTCAAATCAACCAAGCAGCCAGAGATGGTTGCCAAGTTGCTGGACTTTCTGGCCCGGGAAGACATCTATGCCGAGTTGACTGCCAGAACGCTCAACATCCCGGCTCATGCTGCGGTTGCCGCCAAAGGCGTTGACTATGAAGGTGCATCTGCACCCGCTGCTGCTGCACTGAATGCCTGGGGTAAACAGGTTTCTACTGTTTCACCGGTTGCCTATGCCTATCAAGGGTACAAGAACAACCGTGCCATGTTCGGAATAACCATGACGCGTGTCTCTCAGGCTATTGTGGGTGAACTGACAATAGAGGAAGCGATGGAACGTGCCAAGGTTGATCTGGAGCAGGCGCTCACAGAAGTGGACGCCAAGTAG
- a CDS encoding carbohydrate ABC transporter permease, protein MAVFLNSCMRIIEIPMLYLQQKLGISKLAWVFLLPNLLLFGLFAFLPVVLNLVYAMTGSDQILLEDRTWVGMGNYNTLLSCKDFLDPNSCTDDLFWRAVYNTLSFVLLQVGFMVGFALLTALILNSKIRARGFFRSVFFFPVLLSPVVVALIWKWILQREGLANAALEGAGFDTINWLLDRHWAFFWSVFVSVWAHMGFYTLILLAGLQAIPRDVYEAASMDAATPLRTFRRITLPLLMPTMIVVLVLSLIKSVQTFDEVYAFTGGGPGSATTFLIQYVYETGFAGMPRLFGLASAASILLALVLVVLTFLQLWASRRNANG, encoded by the coding sequence ATGGCAGTATTTCTCAATTCTTGCATGCGGATCATAGAGATTCCCATGCTGTATCTACAGCAGAAACTCGGCATATCCAAACTGGCGTGGGTTTTTCTGTTGCCCAATCTGCTGTTGTTTGGGCTTTTCGCTTTTTTGCCTGTCGTTCTGAACCTGGTTTATGCGATGACCGGCAGCGACCAGATTTTGCTGGAGGATCGCACTTGGGTGGGGATGGGTAACTACAACACTCTGCTCAGTTGCAAGGATTTTCTGGACCCCAATAGCTGCACCGATGATCTGTTCTGGCGGGCTGTGTACAACACCTTGTCATTTGTCTTACTGCAAGTCGGTTTCATGGTGGGTTTTGCCCTGTTAACCGCGCTCATACTCAATAGCAAGATTCGCGCGCGTGGGTTCTTCCGCAGCGTATTCTTCTTTCCTGTCTTGTTATCGCCTGTTGTTGTGGCTCTTATCTGGAAATGGATTCTGCAACGAGAAGGCCTGGCGAATGCCGCGCTGGAAGGGGCGGGGTTCGATACGATCAACTGGTTGCTGGACCGGCACTGGGCTTTCTTCTGGTCAGTTTTTGTTTCGGTCTGGGCACATATGGGCTTCTATACCCTGATACTGCTGGCAGGCCTGCAAGCCATACCTCGGGATGTCTACGAAGCCGCCAGCATGGATGCCGCAACGCCTCTGAGGACGTTTCGTAGAATCACTCTGCCATTGCTGATGCCGACCATGATTGTCGTGCTGGTGCTGTCCTTGATAAAAAGTGTCCAGACATTCGATGAGGTCTACGCTTTTACTGGGGGTGGGCCTGGTTCTGCCACCACGTTCCTGATTCAGTATGTCTATGAAACCGGATTTGCCGGTATGCCAAGACTGTTCGGGTTGGCATCAGCTGCCTCAATTCTGCTGGCTCTGGTACTGGTTGTTTTGACATTCCTGCAACTGTGGGCTAGCCGGAGAAATGCAAATGGGTAA
- a CDS encoding carbohydrate ABC transporter permease: MGKAIAFLTRTRGSRDHAGSRLHWTDWFTYGYLLLGIVLMFGPVIWLLMSSFKTDAELNTFPPRFLPYAQEMITLDGHTKPLPIFTVTEGELEGVQVAQVRRVGIVSQVVKMDAPDEIIKIKVKEREPVEKLALAWENYSDLFKRFNFMQFLWNSTFITVISTLIMLLVNSMAAFALSKYEFRGRTVVLAMIIGTLMIPQTVVLVPLFLVVREMGMINSLWGVIIPGAATPTGVFLLRQYMLTIPDEILDAARMDKASEWKIYWRIILPLSAPAIAVLAILAIMWRWNDFLWPLIVLSRTENFTLQLALNSFQGEMATQWSSLLAMTVLTLLPIAVVFAFLQKYIATGIASTGGK; the protein is encoded by the coding sequence ATGGGTAAGGCAATTGCGTTTCTGACTCGTACCCGGGGTAGTCGTGATCACGCTGGCAGCCGCCTGCACTGGACTGACTGGTTCACCTACGGCTACCTGCTTCTTGGCATCGTGTTGATGTTCGGGCCGGTTATCTGGTTGCTTATGTCATCGTTCAAGACCGATGCCGAACTCAACACGTTTCCGCCACGATTCCTGCCCTATGCGCAGGAAATGATCACTCTGGACGGGCATACCAAGCCGCTACCGATCTTCACGGTGACTGAGGGTGAGTTAGAAGGCGTTCAGGTTGCACAAGTGCGCCGTGTCGGTATCGTCTCGCAGGTGGTGAAGATGGATGCACCGGATGAAATCATCAAGATCAAGGTAAAGGAGCGCGAGCCGGTAGAGAAGCTGGCGCTGGCCTGGGAAAATTATTCTGATCTGTTCAAGCGTTTCAATTTCATGCAGTTCCTGTGGAACAGTACCTTCATCACGGTCATTTCTACACTGATCATGTTGCTGGTCAATTCAATGGCCGCATTTGCCCTGTCCAAGTATGAGTTTAGAGGGCGTACAGTGGTGCTGGCCATGATTATCGGTACTTTGATGATTCCGCAAACCGTCGTGCTGGTGCCACTGTTTCTGGTGGTTCGGGAAATGGGCATGATCAATTCGTTATGGGGCGTGATTATTCCGGGGGCGGCAACCCCAACCGGTGTATTTCTACTGCGGCAATATATGCTGACGATACCGGATGAAATTCTGGATGCAGCTCGCATGGATAAGGCCAGTGAATGGAAGATCTACTGGCGCATCATTCTGCCCTTGAGTGCCCCGGCGATTGCGGTGCTCGCAATACTGGCCATCATGTGGCGCTGGAATGATTTCCTGTGGCCCTTGATTGTGCTATCCCGTACTGAGAACTTCACGTTGCAACTGGCTCTGAACAGCTTTCAGGGCGAGATGGCAACACAATGGAGCAGTCTGCTTGCCATGACTGTTTTGACGTTATTGCCTATCGCTGTGGTGTTTGCTTTCCTGCAAAAATACATCGCCACGGGTATCGCATCGACAGGTGGAAAATGA
- a CDS encoding ABC transporter ATP-binding protein has translation MANLQLQDIEKAFGSVKVIKGVNLTVNHGEFCVFVGPSGCGKSTLLRMISGLDSVSGGRITIDGDLVNDVAAADRGLSMVFQSYALYPHMSVRQNLSFGLENLNTPRDVIKKKIDEVATMLQIHELLDRKPKDLSGGQRQRVAIGRAVVREPRIFLFDEPLSNLDAELRVDMRGEIAQLHKRLGNTMIYVTHDQVEAMTMADKIAVLRAGVVEQFGAPLELYHSPVNQFVAGFIGSPKMNFLNAQVVSAANGKVSLGAGRSIILRSDDFMLSDDAVVVAGIRPNAVRVAESAVADFTVEISGVERLGGESYLYTKTRDGSPVTVNIQGETSLEPGQEIGLSVDVEKVHLFDSDTGATLHR, from the coding sequence ATGGCAAATTTACAGCTGCAAGATATAGAGAAGGCCTTTGGGTCCGTCAAGGTTATCAAAGGGGTAAATCTGACTGTCAATCACGGTGAGTTCTGCGTGTTCGTCGGACCGTCGGGGTGTGGCAAATCCACACTGCTGCGGATGATATCGGGACTGGACTCGGTTAGCGGCGGGCGCATCACCATTGATGGTGATCTGGTTAACGATGTCGCTGCGGCGGATCGTGGGTTGTCGATGGTCTTCCAGTCCTATGCGTTATATCCGCATATGAGCGTGCGGCAAAACCTGTCGTTTGGTCTGGAGAATCTGAATACGCCGCGTGATGTCATCAAGAAGAAAATTGATGAAGTAGCGACCATGCTGCAAATCCATGAGCTGCTGGATCGCAAACCCAAGGACTTGTCAGGCGGGCAGCGTCAGCGGGTGGCCATTGGTCGTGCGGTGGTACGAGAGCCTCGCATATTCCTGTTCGATGAACCGCTGTCAAATCTGGATGCTGAGTTGCGGGTAGATATGCGTGGCGAAATTGCACAGCTACACAAGCGTCTGGGCAATACCATGATCTACGTCACGCACGATCAGGTGGAAGCCATGACCATGGCTGACAAGATTGCCGTGCTGCGAGCGGGTGTAGTCGAGCAGTTCGGTGCTCCGTTGGAGCTGTATCATTCGCCGGTCAATCAGTTTGTGGCCGGTTTTATCGGCTCTCCCAAGATGAATTTTCTGAATGCCCAGGTAGTCTCTGCTGCCAATGGCAAGGTATCGCTGGGTGCTGGTCGCAGCATTATCCTGCGCTCAGACGACTTCATGCTCAGTGATGATGCTGTGGTAGTGGCCGGTATCCGGCCTAACGCCGTTAGAGTGGCAGAGTCAGCAGTTGCAGACTTTACAGTAGAAATTAGCGGTGTCGAACGACTAGGTGGTGAGTCCTACCTGTATACAAAAACCAGAGATGGCAGCCCGGTGACGGTCAATATACAGGGTGAGACATCGTTGGAGCCGGGCCAGGAGATCGGGTTAAGTGTTGATGTCGAGAAAGTGCATCTGTTCGACAGTGATACCGGTGCGACGCTGCACCGATAG
- a CDS encoding DMT family transporter, with translation MHHLLSKATVHITRLNGCLLLFAVGALFGLSVPLSKLAAEVEAQPIGLALWVNIIVGASCLTITIIRGRMPVISADVIRFVFLWGLVGAVGGDVLLFWIVQELPASTVSILLVCEGFIVFGYVTIRDKLQVNRKNMAGLAVGMFGMVLLISNGVSFSAVGAPVWIILALSVPLMFAAEDLLISDWTPPGVDFVALTGLAAIAGSVMLLPVAWYLDDLIVLSWVLSQLEIAIVCIAISSALGTLLMVRLLTEMGPVYGSQAGYTITFAGIAWSMVLLGERLNSGTLFALLLLLTGLLIVEPRKPIPLVSTKFV, from the coding sequence GTGCATCATTTATTGTCAAAGGCGACGGTTCACATAACGAGGTTGAACGGCTGTCTACTACTGTTTGCGGTAGGAGCGCTTTTTGGCTTGTCCGTCCCTTTGTCAAAACTGGCTGCTGAAGTAGAAGCTCAGCCCATTGGTCTGGCTTTATGGGTCAATATCATTGTTGGTGCTTCATGCCTGACAATTACCATCATTCGCGGGCGGATGCCTGTTATCAGCGCAGACGTGATTCGATTCGTTTTTCTGTGGGGTCTGGTAGGGGCGGTAGGAGGCGATGTTTTGCTGTTCTGGATCGTCCAGGAATTGCCAGCATCGACAGTCTCCATTCTTCTTGTGTGTGAAGGCTTTATCGTCTTCGGCTATGTGACTATCAGGGACAAGTTGCAGGTAAACAGGAAAAACATGGCAGGTCTGGCGGTTGGCATGTTCGGCATGGTGCTGTTGATCAGCAATGGTGTTTCATTCTCAGCGGTGGGAGCGCCTGTCTGGATTATTCTGGCATTGAGTGTTCCGCTCATGTTCGCCGCCGAAGACTTGTTGATCTCGGATTGGACTCCACCCGGAGTGGATTTTGTGGCGTTGACAGGCCTTGCTGCTATCGCCGGCAGTGTCATGTTATTGCCCGTGGCCTGGTATCTGGACGATCTCATTGTCCTGAGCTGGGTTCTGTCGCAACTGGAAATAGCGATTGTCTGCATTGCGATCAGCAGCGCGCTGGGAACTTTGCTGATGGTTCGACTATTGACTGAAATGGGGCCCGTTTACGGCAGCCAGGCAGGCTATACCATAACGTTTGCCGGTATTGCCTGGTCAATGGTTCTGCTCGGAGAGCGTTTGAATTCAGGGACACTATTTGCATTATTGTTGCTCCTGACGGGACTCCTGATCGTTGAGCCCCGTAAACCGATACCGCTAGTTTCCACTAAGTTTGTCTGA
- a CDS encoding trans-3-hydroxy-L-proline dehydratase translates to MRTSKTIHVVSCHAEGEVGDVIVGGVAPPPGKTLWEQRSWIAKDQTLRNFMLNEPRGGVFRHVNLLVPPCHPDAQMGWIIMEPEDTPPMSGSNSICVSTVLLETGIIPMQYPLTHMVLEAPGGLVHVRAECHEGKAERIFVQNLPSFVGELNVTLDVPGLGQITVDTAFGGDSFVVVDAQALGFQLESSEAKELASLGVRITNAANAQLTFHHPDNSEWTHFSFCLFAGQLSRHADQLSALSAVAIQPGKIDRSPTGTAVSARMALLHAKGDMQAGETFTARSIIGSEFSGQIIGTTQVGEKAAIIPEISGRAWITGTHQHMLDPEDPWPEGYRLSDTWPNGFRK, encoded by the coding sequence ATGCGTACCTCCAAAACCATTCACGTCGTGTCATGCCACGCCGAAGGCGAAGTCGGTGATGTCATTGTCGGCGGTGTCGCTCCACCACCAGGTAAAACCTTGTGGGAACAACGAAGCTGGATTGCAAAAGATCAGACGCTTCGAAACTTCATGCTCAATGAACCGCGTGGTGGCGTCTTTCGTCATGTCAATCTGCTAGTTCCCCCTTGCCATCCCGATGCACAGATGGGCTGGATAATCATGGAACCCGAAGACACACCACCGATGTCAGGCTCCAATTCCATTTGTGTATCCACTGTATTACTGGAAACCGGCATTATCCCGATGCAATATCCACTTACTCATATGGTTCTCGAAGCGCCAGGCGGGCTGGTCCATGTTCGTGCTGAGTGTCATGAGGGCAAAGCTGAACGCATTTTCGTGCAAAACCTGCCCTCTTTTGTCGGCGAACTGAATGTCACCCTCGATGTCCCCGGCCTTGGACAGATCACTGTTGACACAGCCTTTGGCGGTGACAGCTTTGTGGTTGTTGATGCACAAGCGCTCGGCTTCCAACTGGAGTCAAGCGAAGCCAAAGAGCTGGCCAGTCTGGGAGTAAGAATCACCAATGCTGCCAATGCCCAGTTAACGTTTCATCACCCAGACAATTCTGAGTGGACACATTTTTCTTTCTGCCTGTTTGCAGGTCAACTCAGCCGTCACGCTGATCAATTGAGCGCTCTGTCAGCCGTAGCCATCCAACCGGGAAAAATTGATCGTTCGCCAACTGGAACAGCAGTATCAGCGCGAATGGCCTTGTTACACGCCAAAGGAGACATGCAAGCTGGCGAGACATTTACCGCACGATCCATTATCGGATCAGAATTCAGCGGCCAAATCATCGGCACCACTCAGGTAGGTGAAAAAGCGGCGATCATCCCGGAAATTAGTGGCAGAGCCTGGATTACCGGAACCCATCAGCACATGCTTGATCCAGAGGATCCCTGGCCCGAAGGCTACCGCCTGAGCGATACCTGGCCCAACGGATTTCGAAAATAA
- a CDS encoding hybrid sensor histidine kinase/response regulator, producing the protein MDFEQLQLHNERLQRELVELRKSNEELQVCKQQLDALMDNSPVEVYFKDRQGRYLKVNKKFERIFGIKEEKTSGLLPEDICAPNLADSSRDHDLSVLSSGITERREVAAKIACDDQLHTLLTIKFPVFNQDGEIDGLGAIITDISERKQIAEALRRAQRMDAIGQLSGGIAHDFNNILGIVMGNLELLEPHLENNKNATFYLESALKGAERGAELTRKILSFSRPPGGLVKCICLNDFILGMEAITAKSLPVSTDMETQLNDDLWSVCIDPGELEDAILNLTLNARDALSNGGKVIIRTSNEVIDEIYVRFNPQATEGDFVMLSVSDNGHGMTPDIIKRATEPFFTMKEASNGTGLGLSMVYGFVKRSGGHMKILSKPNAGTEVRLYLPRSDELIECDKTISKNTTIQGGSETILIVDDETGLVEIAVTHLQKLGYTTYTANNSQQAMELLDAHEQIDMLFLDVIMPGDMDGLELATAVRHRRPNLKVLLTSGFTRQVHEAAEWDLDADADFKSKLLGGVLKKPYDKQSLSAAVRRVLDTNPPS; encoded by the coding sequence ATGGATTTTGAGCAGCTGCAATTACACAATGAACGCCTGCAGAGGGAGTTGGTTGAACTGCGTAAATCCAACGAGGAGCTACAGGTGTGCAAGCAGCAACTTGATGCCCTCATGGATAATTCTCCTGTTGAAGTCTATTTTAAAGATCGTCAGGGTCGATATCTCAAGGTCAACAAGAAGTTCGAACGGATATTCGGGATTAAAGAAGAGAAGACCTCCGGTTTGCTGCCCGAAGATATTTGTGCGCCCAACCTGGCAGATAGTTCGCGAGACCATGATTTATCTGTGCTGAGTTCCGGGATCACAGAGCGTCGGGAGGTGGCTGCCAAGATAGCCTGTGACGATCAGCTGCACACCTTGTTGACGATCAAATTTCCTGTATTCAATCAGGACGGTGAAATTGATGGACTGGGCGCTATCATCACCGACATTTCCGAGCGCAAGCAGATTGCGGAGGCTTTGCGTCGTGCTCAGAGAATGGATGCGATTGGTCAGCTGAGCGGGGGAATAGCGCATGATTTCAATAATATTCTGGGAATTGTCATGGGTAATCTTGAGCTGCTGGAACCCCACCTCGAGAACAACAAAAACGCAACGTTCTACCTTGAATCTGCCCTGAAAGGTGCCGAGCGAGGGGCGGAGCTGACCAGGAAAATTCTGAGTTTTTCCCGACCGCCCGGAGGGCTGGTTAAATGCATTTGCCTGAACGACTTCATTCTGGGAATGGAAGCAATTACAGCTAAATCACTACCTGTTTCCACAGACATGGAAACGCAACTCAATGATGATCTGTGGAGCGTTTGTATTGATCCGGGAGAACTGGAAGACGCCATTTTGAACCTTACATTGAATGCGCGTGATGCTCTGTCTAACGGTGGGAAAGTGATCATCAGGACGAGCAACGAAGTCATCGATGAAATCTATGTACGCTTTAACCCACAGGCGACTGAAGGTGACTTTGTCATGTTGTCGGTAAGCGATAACGGTCATGGTATGACACCGGATATCATCAAACGCGCGACAGAGCCCTTTTTCACCATGAAGGAGGCAAGCAATGGGACAGGACTAGGCCTCAGCATGGTGTACGGATTCGTGAAACGCTCGGGAGGACACATGAAAATCCTGTCAAAACCGAATGCTGGAACAGAGGTCAGATTGTATTTGCCACGATCCGATGAGCTGATCGAGTGCGATAAGACCATTTCGAAAAATACAACTATTCAAGGTGGAAGTGAAACCATTCTGATCGTTGATGATGAAACAGGACTGGTCGAGATCGCTGTAACACATCTCCAGAAGCTGGGTTATACGACATATACAGCTAATAACAGTCAACAGGCCATGGAGCTGCTGGATGCTCATGAACAGATAGATATGCTATTTCTGGATGTGATCATGCCGGGGGATATGGATGGTCTTGAACTGGCCACGGCCGTTCGACACCGGCGTCCGAATCTGAAAGTGTTGCTGACCAGTGGGTTTACCAGGCAAGTGCATGAAGCCGCTGAATGGGATCTTGATGCTGATGCTGATTTCAAGTCGAAACTATTGGGCGGAGTCTTGAAAAAACCTTATGACAAGCAGAGTCTGTCTGCAGCTGTTCGCAGAGTGCTCGATACAAATCCTCCGTCGTAG
- a CDS encoding hybrid sensor histidine kinase/response regulator, with the protein MDNQSLLEELEELRASNKELLVCKQQLDAIMDNAPVEIYLKDRNGRYLRINKEFERIFGVQGKELIGLLPEDVHDPKLASSTRSHDLFVLNSGLVERREEVAMLAGDNQLHTLLTIKFPVFDDDGEINGLGAIVTDISEHKRLEETVRRAQRMDAIGQLTGGIAHDFNNLLGIVMGNLELLEAFVNHSEKARFHVESALKGATRGAELTRKLLSFSRPTGGIAKTVCLNEFIREMEAIAVKSLTVSIKLDIQLADDLWTVRINPGEMEDTLLNLSLNARDAVPAGGQIFIRTSNEVIDESYVRNNPQARTGEFVMLSVRDNGHGMTPEILKRAVEPFFTMKEANEGTGLGLSMVYGFIKRSGGHMKILSAPGEGTDVRLYLPRVYEDVASDLKNQAQTTMHGGNETILIVDDEKALVEIAVFHLQSLGYKTYTANDSQQALEHLQAHDEIDLLFVDVIMPGEMDGLELAMNIQAIRPNLKVLLTSGFTRKHHDVVDGDSGLKSTLLSGLLKKPYDKSELSAAVRGVLDVKAGR; encoded by the coding sequence TTGGATAATCAAAGCCTGCTAGAGGAGTTGGAGGAGCTTCGTGCATCCAATAAGGAGCTTCTGGTTTGCAAGCAGCAGCTGGATGCAATAATGGACAATGCTCCCGTTGAAATCTACCTGAAAGACCGTAATGGTCGATATCTTAGAATCAACAAGGAATTCGAGCGGATATTTGGCGTCCAAGGCAAAGAACTGATCGGTTTGCTGCCCGAGGATGTGCATGATCCCAAGCTGGCAAGTTCCACCAGAAGTCACGATTTATTCGTTCTCAACTCTGGACTTGTCGAGCGCCGGGAAGAAGTTGCCATGTTGGCAGGCGACAATCAGCTACACACGTTGTTGACGATAAAATTTCCCGTATTCGATGATGACGGCGAGATCAATGGCCTGGGGGCTATTGTCACTGACATCTCCGAGCATAAGCGTTTGGAGGAAACCGTGCGACGTGCCCAGAGGATGGATGCGATTGGTCAGCTCACCGGCGGTATTGCCCACGACTTCAACAATCTCCTGGGAATCGTGATGGGTAATCTGGAGCTTCTGGAAGCCTTCGTGAATCACAGCGAAAAAGCGAGATTCCATGTTGAATCTGCATTGAAGGGTGCAACAAGAGGGGCAGAATTAACCAGAAAGCTTCTGAGCTTTTCGAGACCGACAGGCGGTATTGCCAAAACCGTTTGCCTTAATGAATTCATTCGGGAGATGGAGGCGATAGCTGTCAAGTCGCTGACTGTCTCCATCAAGCTGGACATACAACTGGCGGATGATCTCTGGACGGTAAGAATCAACCCTGGAGAAATGGAAGATACCCTTTTGAACCTGTCGCTAAATGCGCGAGATGCTGTACCTGCCGGGGGTCAGATCTTCATCAGGACGAGTAATGAAGTCATTGATGAAAGTTACGTTCGCAACAATCCGCAAGCCAGAACTGGTGAATTCGTGATGTTATCGGTCCGTGACAATGGTCATGGCATGACACCCGAGATTCTCAAGCGTGCAGTAGAGCCTTTTTTTACCATGAAGGAGGCTAACGAGGGTACGGGGCTGGGCCTGAGTATGGTGTACGGCTTTATCAAACGTTCCGGTGGACACATGAAAATCCTGTCTGCACCCGGCGAAGGTACTGATGTCAGATTGTATTTGCCACGAGTATACGAGGACGTTGCCAGTGATTTGAAAAATCAGGCGCAGACGACTATGCACGGTGGCAATGAGACGATCCTGATTGTTGATGATGAAAAGGCGTTGGTCGAAATTGCCGTGTTCCATCTCCAGAGTCTGGGTTATAAAACGTATACCGCTAACGATAGTCAACAAGCCCTCGAACACCTGCAGGCCCATGATGAAATAGATCTTTTGTTTGTGGATGTCATTATGCCGGGTGAAATGGATGGTCTTGAGCTGGCCATGAACATTCAGGCAATACGTCCGAATCTGAAGGTGTTGCTGACCAGTGGGTTTACGCGCAAACACCATGATGTAGTTGATGGTGATTCTGGTTTGAAATCGACGCTGTTGTCTGGTTTGCTGAAAAAGCCCTATGACAAGTCCGAATTGTCAGCCGCTGTACGTGGGGTCCTTGATGTGAAAGCAGGGAGGTGA
- the ilvY gene encoding HTH-type transcriptional activator IlvY: protein MNPRTLNQFLALTRTLHFGHASEACNISLSTLSRNIRQLEEELGVSLFERDNRSVVLSAKGLKFEIYARETLTNWNRIQRELLDTGDPLHGELSIYCSVTASQSILYDLLNRFRPNYPGIDIKLHTGDPEHAIPRALTGEEDISIAAYPGRLSRSLIFKPAIVSPLLFIAPAEQIDSDIPIKPPMNTSEWSRVPMIVSEGGILRTRTDSWFKAMHVTPRIYAQVAGNEAIVSMVSLGLGVGVVPKIVLDNSPMAERIRILQVKPELEAYDVGLFTLKKSLQNPLVAAFWGVL, encoded by the coding sequence ATGAACCCCAGAACCCTGAATCAGTTCCTCGCCCTCACCCGCACGCTGCATTTCGGGCATGCCAGCGAGGCATGCAACATCAGTCTTTCCACCCTCTCCAGAAACATCCGTCAGCTTGAAGAGGAACTGGGCGTATCGCTATTCGAACGAGACAACCGCTCGGTTGTCCTGAGTGCCAAAGGCCTGAAGTTCGAAATCTATGCCCGTGAAACTCTCACCAACTGGAACAGGATTCAACGGGAGCTACTGGACACAGGTGACCCACTGCACGGCGAGCTCAGCATCTACTGCTCCGTGACTGCCAGTCAGAGCATCTTGTACGACTTGCTGAATCGATTTCGACCCAACTATCCGGGTATCGACATAAAATTGCATACCGGTGACCCCGAACATGCCATCCCTCGTGCTCTAACCGGTGAGGAGGACATCAGTATCGCCGCCTACCCTGGCCGCCTCTCCCGCTCTCTGATATTCAAACCCGCCATCGTCTCCCCGCTGCTGTTCATTGCACCAGCCGAGCAAATAGATTCAGATATTCCGATCAAACCGCCGATGAACACCAGCGAGTGGTCAAGAGTGCCGATGATCGTCTCCGAGGGCGGCATCCTTCGCACGCGCACAGACAGCTGGTTCAAGGCCATGCATGTGACGCCGCGTATCTATGCACAGGTGGCAGGCAACGAGGCCATTGTCAGTATGGTGAGTCTGGGACTGGGAGTTGGTGTGGTACCCAAAATTGTTCTCGATAACAGCCCCATGGCTGAAAGGATTCGCATACTGCAGGTCAAACCGGAACTGGAGGCCTATGACGTCGGTTTGTTTACACTAAAAAAGAGCTTGCAGAACCCACTGGTTGCCGCTTTCTGGGGAGTGCTGTAA